Proteins co-encoded in one Acidovorax sp. 69 genomic window:
- the hpaI gene encoding 4-hydroxy-2-oxoheptanedioate aldolase, producing the protein MQTPINPFKQAMAQGQAQLGLWLGLADAYSAEILAGTGYDWLLVDGEHAPNDVRSILHQLQAIASAASALPAGVRPPHPIARVPVGDTALIKQYLDIGAQTLLVPMVDTAEQAQQLVRATRYAPEGVRGMGSALARSSRWQAYPEYVHEANQQVCLLVQAETVEAMAHLDAIAATPGVDGVFIGPADLSASMGHPGNPGHPDVQAAIHDGIACILRAGKAPGILATTESQAKQWLAAGALFVAVGVDTMLLAAAAQELLARFRTGAVSAPTRPAGY; encoded by the coding sequence TTGCAGACACCCATCAACCCTTTCAAACAGGCCATGGCCCAGGGCCAGGCGCAATTGGGCCTATGGCTTGGTTTGGCCGACGCCTACAGCGCAGAAATCCTTGCAGGCACCGGCTACGACTGGCTGCTGGTCGATGGCGAACATGCGCCCAATGATGTGCGCTCCATCCTGCACCAGCTGCAGGCCATTGCCAGCGCGGCCAGCGCCTTGCCGGCCGGTGTGCGCCCGCCCCACCCGATTGCACGCGTGCCCGTGGGCGACACCGCACTCATCAAACAGTACCTGGACATTGGCGCGCAAACCCTGCTGGTGCCCATGGTAGACACCGCCGAGCAGGCGCAGCAACTGGTGCGCGCCACCCGTTACGCGCCCGAGGGCGTGCGCGGCATGGGCAGTGCGCTGGCACGCTCGTCGCGCTGGCAGGCGTACCCCGAGTATGTGCACGAGGCCAACCAGCAGGTCTGCCTGTTGGTGCAGGCCGAAACGGTGGAGGCCATGGCCCACCTCGATGCCATTGCGGCCACCCCCGGCGTCGACGGCGTGTTCATTGGCCCGGCCGATCTGTCCGCGTCCATGGGCCACCCCGGCAACCCGGGGCATCCCGATGTGCAGGCCGCCATCCACGATGGCATTGCCTGCATCCTGCGCGCTGGCAAGGCGCCGGGCATCTTGGCCACCACCGAATCGCAGGCGAAGCAGTGGCTGGCAGCGGGCGCGCTGTTTGTGGCGGTAGGGGTGGACACCATGCTGCTGGCCGCCGCTGCGCAGGAGTTGCTGGCGCGCTTTCGCACCGGCGCGGTGAGCGCACCCACGCGGCCTGCGGGCTACTGA
- a CDS encoding 2-dehydropantoate 2-reductase, with the protein MKACIYGAGAIGGWIAVALAQAGQTVSMVARGDTLRALQTNGLRMRCADGTLAQVAVAAHDDPAALGVQDLVVVAVKAPGLPDVARAMAPLIGPDTIVLTAMNGVPWWFLDGFGGAAQGHALESVDAGGVIAQAIPARSVVGSVVHTSCSLESPGFVRQHFGNRLIMGEPDGSRSERLQALADTLQRGGIDVEVSTHIQKDIWFKLWGNLTVNPISALTGATTDRILDDDLVRGFVSAVMLEAKAIGEKLGVPIDQQPEDRHAVTRKLGAFKTSMLQDVEANKPLEIDALVGAVRELGQITHTPTPHTDALLGLVRLMARTRSLY; encoded by the coding sequence ATGAAAGCATGTATTTACGGCGCAGGCGCCATCGGCGGCTGGATTGCCGTGGCACTGGCCCAGGCGGGCCAAACGGTCAGCATGGTGGCGCGGGGCGACACACTGCGCGCCCTGCAAACCAACGGGCTGCGCATGCGGTGCGCCGATGGCACGCTGGCGCAAGTGGCGGTGGCGGCCCATGACGACCCGGCAGCACTGGGCGTGCAAGACCTGGTCGTGGTCGCGGTGAAGGCGCCGGGCCTGCCCGACGTGGCACGCGCCATGGCACCGCTGATCGGGCCGGACACCATCGTGCTGACGGCCATGAACGGCGTGCCGTGGTGGTTCCTCGATGGGTTTGGCGGCGCCGCCCAAGGCCATGCCCTCGAATCCGTGGACGCGGGGGGTGTGATTGCCCAAGCCATTCCTGCGCGCAGCGTGGTGGGCAGCGTGGTGCACACCAGCTGCTCGCTCGAATCCCCGGGCTTTGTGCGCCAGCACTTCGGCAACCGGCTCATCATGGGCGAGCCCGATGGCAGCCGCAGCGAGCGACTGCAGGCGCTGGCCGACACGCTGCAGCGCGGCGGCATCGACGTGGAAGTCTCCACGCACATTCAAAAAGACATCTGGTTCAAGCTGTGGGGCAACCTGACCGTCAACCCCATCAGCGCACTCACCGGCGCCACCACCGACCGCATCCTGGACGACGACCTGGTGCGCGGCTTTGTCAGCGCCGTGATGCTCGAAGCCAAGGCCATCGGTGAAAAGCTGGGCGTGCCGATTGACCAGCAGCCCGAAGACCGCCACGCCGTCACACGCAAACTGGGCGCGTTCAAAACCTCGATGCTGCAGGACGTAGAGGCGAACAAGCCCCTGGAGATCGACGCGCTGGTGGGCGCCGTGCGCGAACTGGGCCAGATCACCCACACACCCACGCCGCACACCGATGCGCTGCTGGGCCTGGTGCGGCTGATGGCGCGCACACGCAGTCTGTACTGA
- a CDS encoding glutathione S-transferase family protein, protein MTNLTLYYTPGTCAQAVRIALEEAGAPYELVRVDFAAAQQRTPEYLAINPKGRVPALATPHGTLTETPALLAYVAQSFPAARLAPADAHGFARLQEFHSYLASTVHIAHAHRPRASRWAEEPEAQAAIQRKVPQNMTECFNLIESHYLGDGPWVMGEQYTVADGYLFTIGTWLKSDGVDIAQFPKVLAHTQRMLQRPAVQRALA, encoded by the coding sequence ATGACCAACCTCACTCTTTACTACACCCCCGGCACCTGCGCGCAGGCCGTTCGCATCGCCCTGGAAGAGGCCGGCGCCCCTTATGAACTGGTGCGTGTGGACTTTGCCGCTGCCCAGCAGCGCACGCCCGAGTACCTGGCCATCAACCCCAAAGGCCGCGTGCCCGCGCTGGCCACGCCGCACGGCACCTTGACCGAAACACCCGCGCTGCTGGCCTACGTGGCGCAGAGCTTTCCCGCGGCGCGCCTGGCGCCTGCGGATGCCCATGGATTTGCGCGTTTGCAGGAGTTTCACAGCTACCTCGCCTCCACCGTGCACATCGCCCATGCCCACCGCCCCCGTGCCAGCCGCTGGGCCGAAGAGCCCGAGGCCCAGGCCGCCATCCAGCGCAAAGTGCCGCAGAACATGACGGAGTGCTTCAACCTCATCGAAAGCCACTACCTCGGCGATGGCCCCTGGGTGATGGGCGAGCAGTACACGGTGGCCGACGGGTACCTGTTCACCATTGGCACCTGGCTCAAAAGCGATGGTGTGGACATTGCCCAGTTCCCCAAGGTGTTGGCACACACCCAGCGCATGCTTCAGCGCCCGGCCGTGCAGCGCGCGCTGGCCTGA
- a CDS encoding ABC transporter substrate-binding protein, with translation MRFKTLLLAAALATALPMSAQAATFRWSRSVDISTWDIHTQNVGVNNTMHGAVYDTLVEYNSKTFKPEPSLATEWKLIKPTQLRLTLRKGVKFSDGSEFTADDAKFSLERAKTKSSNFAVYTQGIDRVEKVDAYTIDIISDLPNPVLVNQLTELRIMSKAWAEKNKSVEPKDIKTKDENFAHRNALGTGPYQLKQWAPDQRVVLEPNPNWWGKGKYPTNLTEIVYTPIKADATRTAALLSGEIDFVIDPSLQDLSRIKQTPNLQVLEGAEYRTIFLGLDQFRDELPGSDVKGKNPLKDLRVRKALYQAIDITSIQRVVLRGLAQPTGALIANQVNGWTKKADVRYPFDAKAAQKLLADAGYPNGFEVDFACSAGRYINDEQLCQAITSQWAKVGVKAKLRSLPFATYFPMIQRNEASIYLLGWGVPTFDAFYSLQSLVRSPGAGGDGNFNLGRFSDPQMDALIERVKKETDATTRNQLIEQALIKEHELVSHIPLYNQVIPWAGTKKVEIIHRADNRIDWRYLKVN, from the coding sequence ATGCGTTTCAAGACCCTTTTGCTCGCGGCCGCCTTGGCCACGGCGCTGCCGATGTCCGCACAGGCCGCCACCTTCCGCTGGTCCCGCTCGGTGGACATTTCCACCTGGGACATCCACACCCAGAACGTGGGCGTGAACAACACCATGCACGGCGCGGTGTACGACACGCTGGTCGAATACAACAGCAAGACCTTCAAGCCCGAGCCGTCGCTCGCCACCGAGTGGAAGCTCATCAAGCCCACGCAGCTGCGCCTGACGCTGCGCAAGGGCGTGAAGTTCAGCGACGGCAGCGAGTTCACGGCCGACGACGCCAAGTTCTCGCTGGAGCGGGCCAAGACCAAAAGCTCCAACTTTGCCGTCTACACGCAGGGCATTGACCGCGTGGAAAAGGTCGATGCCTACACCATCGACATCATCTCCGACCTGCCCAACCCCGTGCTGGTGAACCAGCTCACCGAGCTGCGCATCATGAGCAAGGCCTGGGCCGAGAAGAACAAGTCGGTGGAGCCCAAGGACATCAAGACCAAGGACGAGAACTTTGCCCACCGCAATGCGCTGGGCACCGGCCCCTACCAGCTCAAGCAGTGGGCCCCCGACCAGCGCGTGGTGCTGGAGCCCAACCCGAACTGGTGGGGCAAGGGCAAGTACCCCACCAACCTGACCGAAATCGTCTATACCCCCATCAAGGCAGACGCCACGCGCACGGCCGCGCTGCTGTCGGGCGAGATTGATTTCGTGATCGACCCCAGTCTGCAAGACCTCTCGCGCATCAAGCAGACGCCCAACCTGCAGGTGTTGGAAGGGGCCGAGTACCGCACCATCTTCCTGGGACTCGACCAGTTCCGCGATGAGCTGCCCGGCTCGGACGTGAAGGGCAAGAACCCGCTCAAGGACCTGCGCGTGCGCAAGGCGCTGTACCAGGCCATCGACATAACGTCCATCCAGCGCGTGGTGCTGCGCGGCCTGGCCCAGCCCACGGGCGCGCTGATTGCCAACCAGGTCAACGGCTGGACCAAGAAGGCCGATGTGCGTTACCCGTTTGATGCCAAGGCGGCACAGAAGCTGCTGGCCGACGCGGGCTACCCCAACGGGTTTGAAGTCGACTTTGCGTGCAGCGCAGGCCGCTACATCAACGACGAGCAACTGTGCCAGGCCATCACCTCGCAGTGGGCCAAGGTGGGGGTGAAGGCCAAGCTGCGCTCCCTGCCGTTTGCCACGTACTTTCCGATGATCCAGCGCAACGAAGCCAGCATTTACCTGCTGGGCTGGGGCGTACCTACGTTCGATGCGTTCTACAGCCTGCAGTCGCTGGTGCGCTCGCCCGGCGCGGGCGGCGATGGCAACTTCAACCTGGGCCGGTTCTCGGACCCGCAGATGGACGCATTGATCGAGCGCGTGAAGAAGGAGACCGACGCCACCACGCGCAACCAGCTCATCGAGCAGGCGCTGATCAAGGAGCACGAACTGGTCTCGCACATCCCGCTGTACAACCAGGTGATCCCGTGGGCGGGCACGAAGAAGGTGGAGATCATTCACCGCGCCGACAACCGCATCGACTGGCGGTATCTGAAGGTGAATTGA